The Juglans microcarpa x Juglans regia isolate MS1-56 chromosome 8D, Jm3101_v1.0, whole genome shotgun sequence genomic sequence GGCGGCAACTTAGTAGAAGGTCGTGTACTTTCGCCAATAAATTTCTTTAAGAGGGAAATGTGAAAAACTGGATGAATGCGGGCTCCCGCTGTCAACTGAAGTTTGTAAGCAACTGCTCCGATTTTTTGTAGCACTGGATACGACCCATAAAATCGACTAGCAAGCTTTTGGTGGGCACGTTTAAAAACTGATTGTTGCCGATAGGGATGCAACTTGAGAAAGAACATTTCACCTACTTCGAACGTGACATCCCTCCTCTTTTGATCAGTTGTTTGTTTCATACAATTGATGGAGGCTTCCAGATTAACTTTGAGCTGCTGTAATAACTCGTCTCTATTATTCAGATGCTCATCCACTTCGTTCATGGAAGAAAGACCATTATGATAAAGTGGAATTGAGGGAGGTGGACATCTGTATAAAGCTTGAAACGGAGTCATTCCTGTTGAAGCATGATACGTTGTATTATACCATAACTCAGCCCAAGGAAGATAGGCACTCCACTTGCTCGGCCATTGATGCACAAAACATCGAAGATACTGCTCTACACAACGGTTAACTACTTCCGTTTGTCCATCGGTTTGTGGATGATAAGCGGAGCTAAGTTGTAATTTTGTGCctgacatttgaaaaaattcttgCCAAAACCTGCTAATGAAGACCGGATCACGATCACTAATGATAGACTTTGGCAAGCCATGCAACTTGATAACCCCTTCCACAAATTTTTCAGCCACACCTTTTGCAGTAAACGGATGAGTTAGAGTTAGAAAATGTGCAGCTTTACTCAACCTGTCCACTACCACCAATATTGTGTCCTTGCCGTGGGACGTGGGCAGTCCTTCAATGAAGTCAAGAGTGATATCATCCCATACTTGGCAAGGAATGGACAACAGTTGGAGAAGTCCCGCAGGTGAGAGTGTCTCGAATTTCATCCTCTGGCATATTGCATAGTGCTTAACGTATTCGTGAACTTCTCAATACATTTTTGGCCAATAAAATTGTTAAGCCAGTCGTTTGAATGTCCGCAACACTCCTGAATGCCCCCGATCTTTGTGTTGTGAGCCTCATGTAGCAACTGTTTTCGTAACTCTCCTTGGGAAGGAATGAGTACTCTGCCTTTGAAGAAAATTAACCCCTATCGTTGTGTATAGGGCCCTTCGGTTTGACTCTTGGCCATTAGCGCGATTGACTGAATGTATGGGTCTCCTTCGTATGCCTTCCGAACTTCATCCCATATGGTTACGGTGGGTAAATGGAGGTGATTGAGGACTGGACTGTTGGGCTTGCGTGAGAGGGCATCCGCAGTAGAATTTTCACGACCTGGGCGATAGGTGATCTCATACTCGTAGCCTAGTAATTTGGCTACCCATTTCTGCTGCTTTGGTGTTGCCAAACGTTGTTCCAGAAAATACTTTAAGTTGCGTTGGTCAGTTTGGATGAAGAACTTCCTCCCCAATAAATATGGTCGCCATGCTCGTATAGCCTCCACAATTGCAAGCATTTCTTTGGCATAGGTGGACcatgatttttttgtaactCTCAGTGCACGGCTCATAAAGGCAATGGGTTTGCCTTGTTGAGTTAAGATTGCGCCTATTCCTTCCCCTGCAGCGTCGGTTTCTATGGTGAAGGGCTCATTAAAATTGGGCATGGCCAAAACAGGGGCAGTGGTCATCGCTCGATTGAGAGTCATGAAGGCTCCTTCGGCTTCCTTGTTCCATCCAAACTGCCCTTTCTTGAGGAGGTTGGTGAGAGGTTGAGCGATGATGCCATAGTTCCGAACAAATTTCCTGTCAAGCCTAAAAACCCACGTAATTCAGAAATATTAGTTGGTTGAGGCCATGCCACCATGGCAGCAATTTTATGATTATCGACCTTCACTCCTTGAGGCGTAACAATGTATCCCAAATATTCTAGCTCCTGTTGGCCGAATGCACACTTGCTGGTCTTAGCAAAAAATTGTTGTTGCCTCAAAATCTCCAAGGTTTGTTTAACATGCACCACATGCCTTTCCCAAGTAGAACTATATATGAGAATATCATCGAAGAAGACCAAAATAAACTTTTAAAGATAAGGTCGAAATATAGAGTTCATAATGGCTTGGAATGTAGAGGGTGCATTACATAGGCCAAACGACATCACTAAATATTCGTAATGACCATTCTGAGTACGAAAAGCTGTTTTGAGAATGTCGGAAGGATTTACTCTTACTTGGTGGTATCCGGCCCTTAGATCGAGCTTGGTAAAGTATGAAGCACCATGTAATTCATCTAACATGTCGTCTACCGTCAAAATGGGAAATCGATCCTTGATGGTGGTGGTATTGAGTGCGCGGTAGTCTGTGCAAAATCGCCAActtccatcttttttctttaccaATAATACTGGCATGAGAACGGACTGATGCTTGGATGAATGAGGCCGGAATTCAGCATCTCCTGAACTTGTTTTTCGATTTCTTCCTTTTGAAAATGTGCATATCGATACAGCCATACATTGATTGGCTCGGTCCCCTCCTTGAGCGTAATGCAATGCCCAACCTCGCGCACTGGTGGCAGACTTGTGGGCTCATGGAATACGTCCTCATAGTCTTTAAGTATCCTCTGCATCTCTTGTTGTTTAACATCAAATGGCGTATCATGTGAGGCTGTTCCCAAGGTTGGTTGAATGTATATCGCAAATAAGGCATGGCCTTGGCGGAGCTCCTTCGATATTTCATTCGGTGTTGTCTCCTGAATTGCTCACACGTCTACACCTTGCAATCTTCGGTCTTGGCTTTTCCAAGTAAAGTCCATGGTCAATTTCTTCCAGTCACAGACCACAAATCCGAGCATTTCAAGCCATTGCACACCAAGTACAAGGTCCAAACCTATTAATGGCAGAGAAAAAAGGGTGAGGTAAAACTCGGTACCCTGCAGCTCCACTTGTACTTTATCGTAATGCCCTTGGCACTTTAGTTTTTCTCCATTGGCCACCCGAACAGAACCACTACTTCGTGAGGACCCATTTTTGCTGTTATGCGCATGGTTTTGGGACCCGACACCCCGTTAATGCATGCAACGTGATCTCGGGTTCTTGTTCAGGTTCTTGTACTTCCCCTGTATCTCCACCTTGGTCTTCCTCCAATGTTTGTTGATCAGTAATGTCTTCGCATATTACATTAGCCGTATGCCCCTCCAAGAGTAGTAACTATGGCTTTTGACATTTATCCCCAGCGGTGAAGCGTTGGTTGCAATTGAAACAGAGACCTTGAGCCCTTCTCTTTTGCATTTCTTCCCATGTTAAACGCCTGATTGGAACAGCAGAACTAGCAGGAGTTACACGCGTGGTTGATGGAAAGACTAGAGGAGCTCTTGTGGGTGGTGATCGCACAAACCATTGCTGGCGTGCAAGTTGTTCGTCCTGCATTCGTGCCAGATTAATGGCCTCCTTAAGGGATTGCGGTTTAAACATCCTTATCCCATCAGAAATCTCAACCTTCAAGCCACCCATGAATGTCCCTACTAACGCCTTTTGTGTCCATCCACGTACCTTATTGCCTAGCTTCTCAAACTCACGTTGATAGTCTCTCAATGTTCCCATTTGCCTAATCCGTGAGAGAGCTTCATCAAAGTCTTCGCATCCTGATGGTCCGAAACGAGCCCATAATTCCTCTTCGAACTTTTCCCAAGAAATCATATGTCCTTCTTCATGTAACGTCCTGCGAAGCCACTGCCACCATTGGTTGGCTTCCCCTTCAAGGTGGTACGCCGCCATGGAAACTTTTTGGTTCTCTACAGTACCTTGGTATTCAAAGAATTGTTCCACCCAATTGAACCACTCTGTTGGATCGTCTCTAGAGAAGCGTGGAAACTCTAGCTTAACTAATTTGGACGAGACGACCATCCGCCCTCCATCTTGGTTTTCCCGGTGGTGATTGCCTTGATTTGAGGATTCCAGGTTAGTTAGCAATATATTGGAAAGTCGATTGAGAGTTTCCTCCATTCACTGTAGTCCTTCTTGTACAGCACCGAGTTCATACTCCAAGTGCTCAATACGCTCCTTGTTGGTTCCCATAGTAACCTGGCTCTGAGGCCAATGATAGGTCCCTTGTTAACGTACGTGACAATACTCAAGAAAATGTCCTCTTCAGATGAGGGTGTACCACAGTTTTTACTGGAATAAGTTTTGCTCCTTTCTCATTGATAACCCACGGCTGCTTAAATAGCAGTCCATGTTCACTAAACTgaaatagaaattgaaaaacagaaTTTGCCAAAAACAGAGGAACATCCTAAGGCCACTACCAGTAGCCGATgcctaacaattgaaataatgaAAATTGACTCCACGTACTAACTGAAATAGAAATGCAGCAGAAGATAACATAAAACAGAAGATAACATCAAGCCGAAATGTCTCTAACAGCTATGACCCAGTCCACGCGCGTATGCAGGCCTTTCTCATGCACAATGTCCTTACGTCCCACTTGCGTCGCCCGTCTAACCTCCTCCCAAATATTTAGGATTTGGTTTGAATCTTCTGGCTGAAGTCGTGGTTTATCATTAATGTTGAGAATCTTCACACGTACGTCATTTGGAGgcatttcatttgttttatttttggggggCCGGGTGGGAAGAAAATTGAGGGCAAAAAGTGTTGTGGCGATGGCCCCTCTGAACTGCTCTTCAATACCGTGTACCAATTGAATTTGTTTTCCGTGGCCTCTATTCAATGCCTCGTGCCAATGATACTTTTTCTAAGAGTACTAGGGGCCAGAGTCTCTTGTCACATTCATAGACTTCTAGAGCTACAATTCATATCTCGAGAACAAGTGGACAACCTTTTCCACATCAGTGGAAAATGGTGAGATCGGAAGGCCTCCTCTGCAATCTGATCAACCATATGATGGGCCATTTTGCTgtacaaattttaatattaatactctttcttcatcttaaatgttattatctcaattcatacACATCACTAAATCGGACCGACGAGGTTGAATGATTGCATTAGTTTAAAATTatgctgagagagagagagagagagagagggagagattcgGATGGAGTGGTTGGCAATTGCTAGCTGCTTGTCGTGTATTCTTGCTTTCTGCCATTTCCAAGAGCCAGATCAATTAAATGACAAAAACTGAAAAGAGACTGTGGTGAATTGGACTAGGGCGTGACTTTGGCACATGCGCGCGCgcacatatctatatatatcccCTTCCCCTTCTCTACGAAACCTCTATCCACAACCAGAAAGGAAATTATATATGCTCTTCCAAAATCACCCAACCTGTTATATGACTTATATCACGGCCAGCGTCTTTGCCttgcttctctttctcttctttctattttctaagAGGGAAACTAAAAAAACTACACCTCAAAGAACACTTCCACCCGAAGCAGGTGGTGCATGGCCTATTGTCGGCCACCTCCACCTATTAGCAAGGTCAAACCCTGCCCATATAACCTTGGGTAATATGGCTGACAAGTATGGACCAATCTTCACTATCAGGTTGGGCATGCATAAAGCTATAGTGGTCAGCAATTCAGAGTTAGCCAAAGAGTGTTTCACCACCAATGATAAAGCCTTTGCCAACCGTCCCAAAGCTGTGGCAACAGAACTTATGGGCTATAACTATGCCACATTCGGTTTGAGCCCTTATGGTCCCTATTGGCGCCAAGCTCGAAGAATAACCACACATGAGTTCCTTTCAAATCACCGCCTTGAGATGTTCAAACACATCGGAGAGTCGGAGGTAAACACATCTATAAAAGAAACATATGATCAACTCTTGGTCAATAACAACAAGCTCATGTTAGTGGAGATGAAGAGATGGTTCGGCAACATCACGCTAAACACTGTATTTAGAATGGTTGTAGGGAAGCGATTTGCTTGGGCTACCACCGAGGATGAGGATGAAGGAAATGATCTCCGGAGCCGAAAGGCATTTATAGATTTCTTCACGTTGGCCGGAAAGTTTGTGGTGTCAGATGCACTTCCATATCTGAGATGGTTGGACTTGGGTGGGGACGAGAGGGCCATGAAGAAAGCCGCAAGAGAAATGGATCATGTGCTTCAAGGTTTACTAGAAGTACACAAACAAAGAAGGGTCCTGAGTGAGGTGAAGAACGGACACCATGACTTTATGGATGTGATGCTATCCGTTGTCATAGATAACGAAGAAATCTTCAAAGAGAACGAAGAGATTTCTAGTTTTGATGTTGATACAATCACCAAAGCTACTTGTCTGGTACGAtcgttaattatattttcattaatcaaaataattaatcaattatCCACTAGTGTCTACTATCATATGCATTGGCATTCCTAGGATCAGTTCAAAGGTTATTGTTAGCTCATATTTTGGCAAgatcatatttaaaaaagacCCCatgagaagaaaacaaaaacaggtTTAGGAATTGCTATAACACTTGAAAGTGTGGTTTCTTCTCTCTCCACAGTGTTTCAACACATTGCTAGTTTGTATATTATAAGTAGCAATGTGTAGCGATTCAAGTTTCAACACATTGCTACAACACGATGTAGTCTAAGATCTGAAGCTGCATATCTGTACATATGTTCTTCCTAATAGTCAATACTCGCCCACTGGACTCTGCCCTTAAAGGGTTATTCTAATATCTCTTAACTTTGCCGCTTTTGCAGTCCCTTATCTTAGGGGGCATAGATACAACAGCTGTGACTTTGACATGGgctctctctctacttcttaACAACCGAGAGGCTCTAAAGAAAGTCCAACAAGAACTAGACCTCCAGGTTGGCAAGGAAAGGCAAGTTAAAGATTCGGACATGAAAAACCTAATCTATCTTCAAGCAGTCATCAAAGAAACAATGCGTTTATACCCTGCAGCCCCACTTTCTTTGCCGCATGAGTCCACTGAAGATTGTACTTTGGCTGGTTACCATGTCCCAGCCGGCACACGTCTTCTTGTTAATCTAGCAAAGATCCAACGAGACTCACATGTGTGGCCCGATCCAACCGAATTTCATCCAGAAAGGTTCCTTACTACCCACAAAGATATCAACGTTAGGGGTCAGAATTTTGAATTGATACCATTTGGCAGTGGTAGAAGAATTTGCCCCGGAATCTCGCTTGGTATGCAACTGATTCAGCTCACACTTGCTACCTTCTTGCATGCTTTTGACCTTTCAACTCCTTCAGCTGAACCAGTAGATATGGTTGAGAAAGCCGGAATTACCTCCATGAAAGCAACACCACTCGAAGTCCATCTCATTCCACGCCTTCTTGCTCCGGGATACATAGTGCATAACTAGTCTGAAGCATCAGTCTTTGAAGCAGTCTGCGATCCACACATTCAGAAAATATGACTCTGCGCAAACTagaatatacacacacaaacacgcGCTTGATCATGTAATTTCATATGCTACAAATATAAATTGTTAAACTTTGCCAGATTATTGTCTGTCTCGGGTGAAAAACTAGTGCAAATAATGAAGTTACTGTTCATAGGCCCGCACGTCCTCCGCCGTGGATGTATCCCAAACCACACCAAGTATCTCCCTCCAGGAAGCGCAATGCCATTCAACACCTCAAAACTTGTCGCACCGCAGCCCTTGTTTAATACGAAAAAAACAGATAAGTTTCATTGttctttctctttatctttCATTGTGTTCCTACTTATTCGTTAAATGCCAATTCCA encodes the following:
- the LOC121242206 gene encoding cytochrome P450 CYP82D47-like; the protein is MTYITASVFALLLFLFFLFSKRETKKTTPQRTLPPEAGGAWPIVGHLHLLARSNPAHITLGNMADKYGPIFTIRLGMHKAIVVSNSELAKECFTTNDKAFANRPKAVATELMGYNYATFGLSPYGPYWRQARRITTHEFLSNHRLEMFKHIGESEVNTSIKETYDQLLVNNNKLMLVEMKRWFGNITLNTVFRMVVGKRFAWATTEDEDEGNDLRSRKAFIDFFTLAGKFVVSDALPYLRWLDLGGDERAMKKAAREMDHVLQGLLEVHKQRRVLSEVKNGHHDFMDVMLSVVIDNEEIFKENEEISSFDVDTITKATCLSLILGGIDTTAVTLTWALSLLLNNREALKKVQQELDLQVGKERQVKDSDMKNLIYLQAVIKETMRLYPAAPLSLPHESTEDCTLAGYHVPAGTRLLVNLAKIQRDSHVWPDPTEFHPERFLTTHKDINVRGQNFELIPFGSGRRICPGISLGMQLIQLTLATFLHAFDLSTPSAEPVDMVEKAGITSMKATPLEVHLIPRLLAPGYIVHN